Proteins co-encoded in one Aspergillus flavus chromosome 2, complete sequence genomic window:
- a CDS encoding putative aldo-keto reductase, producing the protein MARSAMPKISWDRHLLRSVQNAPPATLPVFIYGTAWKKDRTADLVHQALDAGFRAIDTAAQPKHYREDLVGEGIRRAIRDGAIRREDLHIQTKFTSVNGQNPDDMPYDPNASVTDQVHASIKSSLEHLRSSDAPESVNDAYIDMLILHSPLPTMSQTLEAWSAFETYVPHRIRNLGISNCTLPLLRELSSLVKVKPAVVQNRFYGGTQFDVPLRSYCRDNDIIYQSFWTLTANPELVQSDTIQLLASRTEISPAAALYCLVLALGNTTLLNGTCNRGRMEADLTAPEKVGRFSQEHPGVWQRVLENFQQLIGDRVAL; encoded by the exons ATGGCTCGCTCTGCCATGCCCAAGATATCTTGGGATAGGCATCTCCTACGTTCGGTGCAGAACGCACCTCCTGCGACTCTACCAGTCTTCATATATGGCACTGCATGGAAGAAAGATCGAACAGCAGATCTAGTGCACCAAGCTCTTGACGCTGGCTTCCGTGCCATAGACACCGCGGCCCAGCCGAAGCATTACCGGGAAGATTTGGTAGGCGAGGGCATACGCAGGGCTATCCGGGATGGAGCGATCCGACGAGAGGATCTCCAT ATCCAAACCAAATTTACATCTGTCAATGGGCAGAACCCCGATGATATGCCCTATGATCCTAATGCTTCGGTAACGGATCAAGTACACGCTTCTATCAAATCATCCCTAGAGCATCTTCGTTCATCTGACGCCCCAGAAAGTGTCAACGACGCGTATATCGATATGCTCATCCTCCATTCCCCGCTTCCGACAATGTCTCAGACATTGGAGGCCTGGTCCGCGTTTGAGACCTACGTCCCTCATCGAATCCGAAACCTAGGCATATCCAATTGTACCTTGCCGCTGCTTAGGGAACTATCCTCACTAGTCAAAGTGAAACCAGCGGTTGTCCAGAATCGCTTTTATGGGGGCACGCAGTTTGATGTCCCGTTGCGCTCATATTGCCGGGATAACGACATAATTTACCAGAGCTTCTGGACACTGACAGCGAATCCAGAGTTGGTTCAATCGGATACAATCCAACTGTTAGCAAGCCGCACAGAGATCAGCCCTGCCGCAGCTCTGTATTGCCTAGTTTTAGCCCTAGGAAACACCACCTTATTGAACGGAACGTGTAATCGGGGCCGCATGGAAGCGGATTTGACTGCCCCTGAGAAGGTAGGGAGATTCTCCCAAGAGCACCCTGGTGTATGGCAGAGGGTGCTTGAGAACTTCCAGCAACTGATTGGGGATCGTGTCGCGCTCTAA
- a CDS encoding putative heat shock transcription factor Hsf1: MSPQGLASRKRPAPGTSPIVHPQLGPVSNYPQNSGAQLSNDQFLQWGQNTSSNVVSPASFSDANPYGATAYSAGQDVPASTATASTQLARRQTPNQLVSRNRGYEQTPSSMSDHGSNTGEPGGWGESLDELYQRALVAKREVQAKRKQIPPFVQKLSSFLDESKNTDLIRWSDDGNSFIVLDEDEFAKTLIPELFKHNNYASFVRQLNMYGFHKKVGLSDNSMRASERKNKSPSEYANPYFKRGHPDLLWLIQKPKNTAGQGSKSGKANVRVKTEEVDEHDNDDYDDVPGARDDRSRNRQLSLIQGGSIMPKDQLAGVYRELQAIRQQQQVISNTITKLRREHEQLYAQAANFQEQHTRHENSINAILTFLATVYNRSLQGQEGPQNLANSFAGAISQDQGNVVDMGDDYSLSTLGAQHMNSPGGPRAMKKQPLLLKAAPSERQSRATTLSPAASAYDGPQPRGHARHPSAPQHGHVEEVFDTSPQPKEAQPPQTEQFPQRDIMSVIQNSNARNVVPPTSFADFPNVLSSLETSNGNVPLTPNQRADMLRLMANETSAGDSNVPVSQNNALVTPTPPPMPLGYSNRLANTRAEIDNLVKMQAEQDRSVQNLTNLLQPLSPTGTIPGMVTGDGSVPPPPLDLDQIFNNDYFTDIGDLEKNKNNLDFGNTTTSVPATAPIEPVTTGADDSVINDGNDLFDFDHIPDNGDLFDGPGQQQQNPGFYNGYDGSGFDNTINPGAGRIIETLTDSEATSPSNTVDEPAQYGVSNGGKDFQGGKGNGGSAKRRKKA, from the exons ATGAGTCCTCAAGGCTTGGCGTCTCGCAAAAGACCTGCTCCCGGCACATCTCCTATCGTTCATCCACAACTAGGCCCGGTCTCTAACTATCCGCAAAACTCTGGCGCTCAGCTCTCAAATGACCAGTTCTTGCAATGGGGTCAGAACACTTCCTCGAATGTTGTCAGCCCGGCTTCCTTTTCTGATGCGAACCCCTATGGTGCTACAGCATATTCGGCGGGCCAAGATGTGCCGGCATCTACGGCAACTGCATCTACACAACTGGCACGTAGACAGACACCAAATCAACTGGTCAGCCGGAATCGCGGATATGAACAGACACCGTCCTCCATGTCGGACCATGGGAGTAATACCGGAGAGCCTGGGGGCTGGGGGGAAAGTTTAGACGAGCTCTACCAGCGAGCGTTGGTTGCGAAGAGGGAGGTGCAGGCTAAGAGGAAACAAATCCCTCCGTTTGTTCAAAAGCTAAGCAG TTTCCTGGACGAGTCTAAGAACACTGACCTGATTCGGTGGTCCGATGACGGAAACTCCTTTATCGTGTTAGACGAGGACGAGTTCGCAAAGACCCTTATTCCCGAACTTTTCAAGCATAACAACTACGCTTCCTTTGTCCGCCAGTTGAACATGTACGGGTTTCATAAGAAGGTGGGGCTCTCGGATAATTCGATGCGCGCCAGTGAACGAAAGAACAAGAGCCCTAGCGAGTATGCGAACCCATACTTCAAGCGTGGACACCCCGATTTGCTGTGGTTGATACAGAAACCTAAGAATACGGCAGGGCAAGGGAGCAAGTCAGGGAAAGCCAATGTACGCGTGAAAACCGAAGAAGTGGATGAacatgacaatgatgacTACGATGATGTCCCTGGTGCACGAGACGACCGATCCCGAAACCGACAATTATCCCTAATTCAAGGAGGGAGTATTATGCCGAAGGATCAACTCGCGGGGGTTTACCGGGAGTTGCAGGCTATTcgacagcaacagcaggTTATCTCCAACACAATTACCAAGCTGCGGAGAGAACACGAGCAACTCTACGCACAGGCCGCCAACTTCCAAGAGCAGCACACTCGTCACGAGAATTCCATCAATGCGATTCTCACCTTTCTGGCGACTGTCTATAATCGCAGCCTTCAGGGACAGGAAGGGCCTCAGAATCTCGCCAATTCCTTTGCTGGAGCCATCTCACAGGATCAAGGCAACGTAGTTGACATGGGAGACGACTATTCACTGAGCACCTTGGGTGCTCAGCATATGAACAGCCCTGGGGGACCGcgagcgatgaagaagcaACCCTTACTACTAAAAGCTGCGCCGTCAGAACGACAAAGTCGCGCAACAACCCTCTCACCGGCCGCCAGTGCGTATGATGGCCCACAACCGCGGGGCCATGCTCGCCACCCGAGCGCTCCCCAACACGGTCATGTTGAAGAAGTCTTTGATACCAGTCCCCAGCCGAAAGAGGCGCAACCACCCCAAACCGAGCAGTTTCCTCAGCGGGATATTATGTCCGTCATTCAAAATTCCAATGCGCGAAATGTAGTTCCCCCAACAAGCTTTGCGGACTTTCCCAATGTATTGTCGTCGCTGGAAACCTCAAATGGCAATGTTCCTCTTACTCCAAACCAACGCGCGGATATGCTCCGTCTCATGGCCAACGAAACTAGCGCGGGTGACTCCAATGTACCTGTGTCACAGAACAATGCCTTAGTGACCCCCACACCACCGCCAATGCCTCTCGGTTATTCGAATCGTCTTGCCAATACTCGCGCGGAGATTGACAACCTTGTGAAAATGCAGGCTGAACAAGATCGTTCAGTCCAGAACTTAACAAACCTTCTACAGCCGCTCAGCCCAACAGGGACAATCCCGGGCATGGTAACAGGCGATGGGAGTGTGCCTCCTCCCCCGCTAGACCTCGATCAGATCTTCAATAATGACTACTTCACGGACATTGGAGATCTTGAGAAAAATAAGAACAATTTAGACTTTGGAAACACCACGACTTCGGTACCAGCTACGGCACCAATCGAGCCTGTCACTACAGGTGCAGATGATAGCGTAATCAATGACGGAAACGACTTGTTTGATTTTGACCATATCCCTGATAATGGCGACCTATTCGACGGACCGGgccaacagcaacagaaCCCCGGCTTCTACAACGGCTACGATGGCAGCGGCTTTGATAATACGATAAATCCGGGTGCAGGTAGAATCATCGAGACTCTTACCGATAGCGAAGCGACCAGCCCAAGTAACACCGTGGATGAGCCTGCGCAATATGGCGTCTCTAACGGGGGCAAAGATTTCCAGGGAGGTAAGGGAAACGGTGGTAGCGCGAAGCGGCGCAAGAAGGCTTAA